In Perca flavescens isolate YP-PL-M2 chromosome 7, PFLA_1.0, whole genome shotgun sequence, the following proteins share a genomic window:
- the e2f1 gene encoding transcription factor E2F1 gives MSETLITGQTSEDLLADFETLLNSGTIDLGGDHQIVIITSPSNEGLHPAAAPTSTGEILLFATPQGPVDVGIQDKRRPALGRPPVKRKLDLDSDHQYVSTTRPSIGPAPPSTPAPPRVPRTTTEKSRYDTSLNLTTKRFLDLLSQSADGVVDLNWASQVLDVQKRRIYDITNVLEGIQLISKKSKNNIQWLGNRVDAALVARHKELQREVCDLTEAEEQLDELISKCNLQLRLLTEDPQNKKLGYVRCQDLRNSFDSPDQLVMVIRAPPETQMQVSEPSQGYQVSLKSTRGPIDVFLCPEDSSGVCSPVTGSSPSKPNADPSLVPPPTKPTDQSQARTSTTALEEGLSSPASTSSTVTATSQQDPSSLVLGGDTESLLGGDPFSNLGDMPDFDLSPLSSADFLSGDGLLLPLDGFINLSPPHSHDYHFGLEDHEGISELFDCDFGDLSHVLGDS, from the exons ATGTCAGAGACTCTGATAACAGGGCAGACATCGGAGGATCTGTTGGCTGACTTTGAGACTTTGCTGAACTCTGGGACTATTGACCTGGGTGGGGACCATCAGATAGTGATCATCACCAGCCCCAGCAATGAGGGACTGCACCCAGCCGCGGCCCCCACCAGCACAGGGGAAATCCTGCTGTTTGCCACGCCACAGGGCCCTGTTGATGTGGGGATCCAGGACAAGAGACGACCGGCTCTGGGAAGACCTCCg GTAAAGAGAAAGTTGGACCTGGATAGTGACCATCAGTATGTCAGCACCACTCGACCGTCCATAGGCCCAGCACCACCCTCCACACCTGCCCCTcccagag tTCCTCGAACCACGACGGAGAAGTCACGCTATGACACTTCCTTGAACCTGACCACCAAGCGCTTCCTGGACCTGTTGTCCCAGTCGGCTGACGGCGTGGTGGATCTGAACTGGGCTTCGCAGGTCCTGGATGTCCAGAAGAGACGCATCTACGACATAACCAACGTCCTGGAGGGAATCCAGCTCATCTCCAAGAAGTCCAAGAACAACATCCAATGGCT TGGTAACCGAGTTGATGCGGCATTGGTTGCCCGCCATAAGGAGTTGCAGAGGGAGGTGTGTGACCTCACAGAGGCGGAGGAGCAGCTGGACGAGCTCATTTCCAAATGCAACCTGCAGCTCAGACTGCTCACAGAGGACCCACAGAACAAGAA GTTGGGCTACGTGCGCTGCCAGGACTTAAGAAATTCATTTGATTCCCCGGACCAGCTGGTCATGGTGATCCGAGCTCCACCAGAGACCCAGATGCAAGTTTCAGAACCCAGCCAG GGTTACCAGGTGTCGTTGAAGAGCACGCGGGGTCCAATTGACGTCTTCCTCTGTCCAGAGGACAGTTCCGGCGTCTGCAGCCCCGTGACAGGAAGTAGTCCCTCTAAACCCAATGCTGACCCCTCCCTGGTGCCTCCTCCCACAAAACCCACCGACCAATCACAAGCCAGAACGTCCACAACAGCCCTGGAAGAGGGTTTATCATCGCCAGCGTCCACGTCATCCACAGTGACCGCAACCTCCCAGCAGGACCCGTCATCACTGGTGTTAGGTGGGGACACAG AATCGCTCCTGGGAGGCGACCCCTTCTCCAACCTCGGAGACATGCCCGATTTTGACCTCTCACCCCTCTCCTCGGCGGACTTCCTGAGTGGAGATGGCCTTCTTCTCCCACTGGATGGTTTTATCAATCTGTCCCCCCCACATAGTCACGACTACCACTTTGGACTGGAGGACCATGAAGGCATCAGTGAACTGTTTGATTGTGACTTTGGTGACCTATCGCATGTTTTGGGGGACAGTTAG
- the znf341 gene encoding zinc finger protein 341 yields the protein MAQAIFEVLEGMDNQTVLAVQSLLDGQGGVPDPNNQNVSGTSAIQSMDDEDVFLCGKCKKQFNTLPAFMTHKREQCASSVPSLSTVSLASTNGYTSVPSISSSPQTPANRQVSTYITVPPSPLTHTLVQGNVLVSDDVLMSAISAFSSIDQPMATMQTPIQSNLSMHTAGVSYLQPAHPLPAGQPTQQPLSSQVPVSHSNSVVQVYSTLPHMAGGGGAEIHMLGLHPFHSVQVPSQCVESQSFNTPPVYSPGKQCTKTKTCSITTNLTELGDFEKVIIPKRSRSSKKSSDGAAAEQLKGKVPKLKCNFCDKIFSKNFDLQQHIRSHTGEKPFQCIVCGRAFAQKSNVKKHMQTHKVWPMGVASTVSRLPITVKVVPVSSNEGEGGGEQQQQRQQGEPEEEGSQQQNCQTQTEEGVQTEAPGELEESAPEADPEGSRGEAEQNGLPQLQSNQDQQCQAPSQQIVVIDSSYQCQFCASKFKTYFQLKSHMTQHKGEQVYKCVLKSCSQTFQKLDQFLEHIRTHQEQLTYRCHLCNKVFPSLFELGVHQYSHCFCPQQSTHKETTIYRCVKCQSRYSTQEALEQHLLTATHNFPCPHCQKVFPCERYFRRHLPTHGVGGRFKCQICKKAFKTEHYLKLHTRIHSGEKPYKCSLCEATFNRKDKVKRHMLIHEPFKKYKCPFRTHVGCTKEFNRPDKLKAHILSHSGIKPYKCLLCQKAFSRRAHMLEHQQSHTDNYRFRCSACNKGFTRQSYYRDHKCPAAGNGTGREGGTGEAEGDQVAGVPMAEEKDGGEDGRRSRRRRRFLSKEKRPGGDDEENDDSSKDSQEQVETHGEEEEEEEGEEEEMGEEE from the exons ATGGCGCAAGCAATATTTGAAGTGCTTGAAG GCATGGACAACCAGACAGTGTTGGCGGTCCAGTCTCTACTGGATGGCCAAGGTGGAGTTCCTGACCCAAACAACCAGAATGTCTCTGGGACATCCGCTATCCAGTCTATGG ACGACGAGGATGTGTTCCTGTGTGGGAAGTGTAAGAAACAGTTCAATACTCTGCCAGCCTTCATGACACACAAGAGGGAGCAGTGCGCATCTAGCGTCCCCTCCCTGTCCACAGTGTCCTTGGCCTCCACCAATGGCTACACATCGGTCCCCTCAATAAGCTCTTCACCACAGACTCCTGCCAACAGACAG GTATCCACCTACATCACAGTCCCTCCCTCCCCTTTGACACACACTCTGGTCCAAGGCAACGTGCTGGTCAGTGACGATGTCCTTATGTCGGCTATCTCAGCCTTCAGCTCCATCGACCAGCCTATGGCCACGATGCAGACGCCTATACAG AGTAACCTGAGCATGCACACAGCTGGTGTATCTTACCTGca ACCGGCCCACCCTCTGCCAGCTGGACAGCCCACCCAGCAGCCGCTCTCCTCACAGGTCCCAGTGAGCCACAGCAACTCAGTAGTCCAGGTTTACAGCACACTGCCCCATATGGCTGGGGGTGGTGGTGCAGAGATCCACATGTTGGGTCTGCACCCTTTCCATTCTGTACAA GTGCCCAGTCAGTGTGTGGAGAGCCAGTCATTCAACACCCCTCCTGTCTACAGCCCCGGGAAGCAGTGCACCAAAACAAAGACCTGCAGCATCACCACCAATCTGACTGAGCTGGGCGACTTTGAAAAGGTTATCATTCCCAAACGATCAAGGAGTAGCAAAAAAAGCTCTGATGGAGCCGCAG CAGAGCAGCTGAAGGGGAAAGTTCCAAAGCTGAAGTGTAATTTCTGTGACAAAATCTTCTCGAAAAACTTTGATCTTCAGCAGCACATTCGAAG tcacacaggagagaaaccatttcAGTGCATCGTCTGTGGCCGAGCTTTTGCCCAAAAGTCCAACGTGAagaaacacatgcagacacacaag GTATGGCCTATGGGCGTGGCCAGCACAGTGTCCAGATTACCAATCACAGTAAAGGTGGTACCAGTGTCATCCAATGAGGGGGAGGGAGGCGgggagcagcagcaacagcggcAGCAGGGTGAACCAGAGGAGGAGGGGTCACAGCAGCAGAACtgtcaaacacaaacagaagagGGAGTTCAAACAG AAGCTCCAGGAGAGTTGGAGGAGAGCGCGCCTGAGGCTGATCCGGAGGGCAGCCGAGGGGAAGCTGAGCAGAACGGGCTCCCTCAGCTACAGTCCAACCAGGACCAACAGTGCCAAGCTCCGAGCCAACAGATAGTTGTAATAGACAGCTCCTACCAGTGCCAGTTCTGCGCCAGCAAGTTTAAGACCTACTTCCAGCTCAAGTCTCACATGACCCAGCACAAAGGGGAGCAG GTTTACAAGTGTGTGTTGAAGTCCTGCTCCCAGACCTTCCAGAAGTTGGATCAGTTCCTGGAGCATATCAGGACTCACCAGGAGCAGCTGACCTACCGCTGCCACCTCTGCAACAAGGTGTTCCCATCACTGTTTGAACTGGGAGTCCACCAGTACTCCCACTGCTTCTGCCCACAGCAGAGCACACACAAGGAAACCACCATTTACAG GTGTGTGAAGTGTCAAAGCCGATATTCTACCCAGGAGGCATTGGAACAACATCTGCTGACTGCCACGCACAACTTTCCCTGCCCACACTGTCAAAAG GTTTTCCCGTGTGAAAGGTACTTCAGACGCCACCTCCCCACTCATGGCGTTGGAGGGAGGTTCAAGTGTCAGATCTGCAAGAAAGCCTTCAAGACAGAGCACTACCTCAAACTGCACACACGTATTCACTCAG GTGAAAAGCCGTACAAATGTTCCCTCTGTGAGGCGACGTTCAACAGGAAGGACAAAGTGAAGCGACACATGCTCATCCATGAACCCTTCAAGAAATACAAGTGTCCCTTTAG GACACATGTAGGCTGCACCAAAGAATTCAACAGACCAGacaaactcaaggcccacaTTCTGTCACATTCTG GTATCAAACCCTACAAGTGTCTTCTTTGCCAGAAGGCGTTCAGCCGCAGGGCCCACATGCTCGAGCATCAGCAGTCTCACACAGATAACTACCGCTTCAGATGCTCCGCCTGCAACAAGGGATTCACCAGACAGAGCTATTACAGAGATCACAAATGTCCCGCGGCAGGGAACGGGACAGGACGTGAAGGAGGGACTGGAGAGGCAGAGGGCGACCAGGTGGCGGGAGTGCCCATGGCAGAGGAGAAGGATGGAGGGGAGGACgggagaagaagcagaagaagaagaaggttcTTGAGTAAAGAAAAAAGGCCAGGGGGAGATGACGAAGAGAATGATGACAGCTCAAAGGACAGCCAAGAGCAGGTGGAAACACAcggggaggaggaagaagaggaggagggagaggaggaggagatgggagaagaggag